One window from the genome of Nitrospira defluvii encodes:
- the acsA gene encoding acetate--CoA ligase, translating into MPWNPIIKSRRDWDVIPNLHDYDTVRRGFSWDRARAELDGLPAGQGLNIAHEAVTRHAAGPLAQRTAIRWLGKSGTVDDYSYRRLDELTNRFANVLQALGVAKGDRVYALTGRIPELYITALGTLKHRAIFCPLFSAFGPEPIRARLAIGQAKVLVTTASLYQRKVAAIREALPHLEQVLLIGDEQPTPPRTGTANFHQLLEQASGHYRIGATDSEDPALLHFTSGTTGTPKGALHVHGAVVAHHITGKLALDFHPDDIFWCTADPGWVTGTSYGIIAPLTNGLTSIVDEAEFDAERWYGILQNQGVTVWYTAPTAIRMMMKVGLPLVRQYRLGKLRFLASVGEPLNPEAVVWGEQAFGRPFHDNWWQTETGGIMIANYAAMDVRPGSMGRPLPGIEAAIVRRSDSGEVEPITEPGQQGELALRPGWPSMFRGYWHEPERYKKCFAGGWYLTGDVAKQDKDGYFWFVGRADDVIKTSGHLIGPFEVESVLIEHKAVAEAAVIGKPDPVAMELVKAFVSLKDGYEPNDALKRELLGFARARLGAVVAPKEIAFLPTLPKTRSGKIMRRLLKARELGLPEGDTSTLESGA; encoded by the coding sequence ATGCCTTGGAACCCTATCATCAAATCGAGACGCGACTGGGACGTCATCCCGAACCTCCACGACTATGACACTGTGCGCAGAGGCTTTTCATGGGACCGGGCACGCGCCGAGCTAGATGGGCTCCCGGCCGGACAGGGCCTGAATATCGCGCATGAAGCCGTCACGCGTCATGCGGCCGGACCGCTGGCGCAACGGACAGCCATCAGATGGTTGGGTAAAAGCGGCACCGTCGACGACTACTCCTATCGCCGGCTGGATGAGCTGACGAACCGCTTTGCGAACGTGCTACAGGCGCTCGGCGTCGCCAAGGGCGACCGGGTCTATGCACTCACCGGGCGCATCCCGGAGCTGTACATCACGGCACTGGGCACGCTCAAACACCGCGCGATCTTCTGTCCGTTGTTCTCCGCCTTCGGGCCGGAACCGATCCGCGCCAGGCTGGCCATCGGCCAGGCGAAGGTACTCGTGACCACGGCCTCCCTCTATCAACGAAAGGTGGCCGCCATTCGAGAGGCCCTGCCCCACCTGGAACAGGTGCTGCTGATCGGCGACGAGCAGCCGACGCCGCCACGAACGGGCACAGCCAACTTCCATCAGCTCCTTGAGCAGGCCTCAGGCCACTATCGGATCGGCGCGACCGATTCCGAAGATCCGGCGCTCCTGCATTTCACCAGCGGGACGACCGGCACACCGAAGGGTGCGCTCCATGTGCATGGAGCCGTGGTGGCCCATCACATCACCGGCAAACTGGCGCTCGACTTTCATCCCGACGACATCTTCTGGTGTACCGCTGATCCCGGCTGGGTGACCGGCACCTCCTACGGCATCATCGCCCCGCTCACCAACGGCTTGACCAGCATCGTGGACGAAGCTGAGTTCGATGCCGAACGATGGTATGGCATCCTGCAAAACCAGGGTGTCACGGTCTGGTACACCGCACCGACCGCCATCCGGATGATGATGAAAGTCGGCCTGCCCCTCGTCAGACAGTATCGCTTGGGGAAACTGCGCTTTCTGGCCAGTGTGGGAGAACCGCTGAATCCCGAAGCGGTCGTGTGGGGTGAACAGGCCTTTGGCCGCCCGTTTCACGACAACTGGTGGCAGACCGAAACCGGCGGCATCATGATCGCCAATTATGCGGCCATGGATGTTCGCCCCGGTTCCATGGGACGTCCCCTGCCCGGCATCGAAGCCGCCATCGTGAGAAGAAGCGATTCAGGAGAGGTGGAGCCGATCACCGAGCCTGGTCAACAGGGGGAACTGGCACTACGGCCCGGTTGGCCGTCGATGTTCCGTGGCTATTGGCATGAACCGGAACGGTACAAGAAATGTTTTGCAGGCGGCTGGTATCTCACCGGCGACGTGGCCAAGCAGGACAAGGACGGGTATTTCTGGTTCGTGGGCCGGGCGGATGACGTCATCAAGACCTCGGGACATCTCATTGGTCCGTTTGAAGTCGAAAGTGTCCTGATCGAGCACAAGGCCGTGGCCGAAGCCGCAGTGATTGGTAAACCGGACCCCGTCGCCATGGAACTCGTGAAGGCCTTTGTCTCACTGAAAGACGGATACGAACCGAACGATGCCCTCAAGCGCGAACTGCTCGGCTTTGCGCGGGCCCGCCTCGGTGCCGTGGTGGCCCCGAAGGAGATCGCGTTCTTGCCGACCCTGCCGAAGACGAGAAGCGGCAAGATCATGCGGCGTCTGTTGAAGGCGCGTGAACTCGGCTTGCCCGAGGGCGATACCTCGACGTTGGAGAGTGGCGCATGA
- the pdhA gene encoding pyruvate dehydrogenase (acetyl-transferring) E1 component subunit alpha produces MTASMTRERGVELLRQMLRIRRFEERAAELYQLGKIHGFLHLYIGEEAVAAGSIPTLTNDDAIVATYREHGHALVRGTSMRSLMAELFGKATGCARGRGGSMHFFDASRRFYGGLAIVGGGLPVAVGLALADKLQGRARVTACYFGDGAVAEGEFHESLNLAALWKLPVLFLCENNLYAMGTALARHQSQPDIAGKARAYAMTAHTVDGMDVLAVEDTTGRAVEFVRQGNGPCFLEYRTYRFRAHSMYDAELYRTKDEVNEWKQRDPIAVFQQTLRAAGLLHDEDGEQLETSIAAEVADAVAFAEAGTWEPVEDLTKDVYS; encoded by the coding sequence ATGACGGCGTCGATGACACGCGAGCGGGGCGTGGAGCTGCTGCGGCAGATGTTGCGGATCCGCCGGTTCGAGGAGCGGGCGGCGGAGCTCTACCAACTCGGAAAGATCCACGGGTTTCTCCACTTGTATATCGGAGAAGAAGCCGTGGCCGCCGGCTCCATTCCTACCTTGACGAATGACGATGCCATCGTCGCCACCTATCGCGAACACGGCCACGCGCTCGTCCGTGGTACCTCCATGCGATCATTGATGGCCGAGTTGTTCGGCAAGGCCACCGGCTGCGCGCGCGGACGCGGAGGCTCCATGCACTTCTTTGACGCGTCACGCCGCTTCTACGGCGGGCTGGCGATCGTCGGCGGCGGCTTGCCGGTGGCGGTGGGGTTGGCGCTCGCCGACAAGCTGCAAGGCCGTGCGCGCGTCACCGCCTGCTATTTCGGCGATGGCGCCGTGGCCGAAGGCGAATTTCACGAATCCTTGAACCTTGCGGCCCTGTGGAAGCTGCCGGTGCTGTTTCTCTGCGAGAATAACCTCTATGCCATGGGCACCGCGTTGGCCCGACACCAATCGCAACCGGACATTGCGGGAAAAGCGAGAGCCTACGCGATGACCGCCCACACGGTCGACGGCATGGATGTCCTGGCAGTCGAGGACACCACGGGGCGCGCGGTCGAGTTCGTGCGACAGGGCAACGGGCCCTGTTTTCTGGAGTACCGAACCTACCGCTTCCGTGCCCACTCCATGTATGACGCCGAACTCTATCGCACCAAAGATGAAGTGAACGAATGGAAACAGCGAGACCCGATTGCTGTGTTTCAACAGACGCTGCGCGCCGCCGGCCTCTTGCACGATGAGGATGGGGAGCAACTGGAGACATCGATTGCGGCCGAGGTCGCCGACGCAGTGGCCTTTGCGGAGGCTGGGACTTGGGAGCCGGTCGAAGATCTCACCAAGGATGTGTACAGCTGA
- a CDS encoding alpha-ketoacid dehydrogenase subunit beta, with amino-acid sequence MNITYREAVRSGMREALQRDPRVFLMGEDVGKYGGTYACSKGFLDEFGPERIRDTPLSESTFVGAGIGAALGGMRPIVEVMTVNFSLLALDQIMNNAATLRHMSGGQFSVPLVVRMATGAGRQVAAQHSHSLEGWYAHIPGITVLTPATVMDARGMLLTALEQPDPVFIFEHAYLYSMEGPLEEGPVAVEISHAAVRRLGRDVSLLTFGGSLWKTLAAATQLAQEGIEAEVVDLRVLRPLDRDTLLTSVRKTHRAVVIDEAWRTGSFAAEVSAVIMEQAFYDLDAPVARVCSEEVPIPYPKHLEEAALPSADKIVQTVRRLLG; translated from the coding sequence ATGAACATCACCTACAGAGAAGCGGTGCGAAGCGGCATGCGGGAGGCCTTGCAGCGCGATCCTCGCGTATTCCTCATGGGAGAGGACGTCGGCAAGTACGGCGGCACCTATGCGTGCAGCAAAGGGTTTCTCGACGAGTTCGGCCCTGAACGGATTCGGGATACGCCGCTGTCCGAAAGCACGTTCGTGGGCGCGGGCATCGGCGCGGCGCTCGGGGGCATGCGCCCGATCGTGGAAGTCATGACCGTCAACTTCAGCCTGCTGGCACTGGATCAAATCATGAACAATGCCGCGACGCTCCGGCACATGTCTGGCGGACAATTCAGTGTGCCGCTCGTCGTCCGTATGGCCACTGGTGCCGGTCGGCAGGTAGCCGCGCAACATTCCCACAGTCTGGAGGGCTGGTACGCACATATTCCCGGGATCACGGTCCTGACGCCCGCGACCGTCATGGATGCGCGTGGCATGCTGCTCACCGCCCTCGAACAACCGGACCCGGTCTTTATCTTCGAACATGCCTATCTCTATTCCATGGAAGGTCCTCTGGAAGAGGGCCCGGTTGCGGTCGAGATCTCTCATGCGGCCGTCCGTCGACTCGGCAGGGATGTCAGCCTACTCACCTTCGGTGGCAGCCTCTGGAAGACGTTGGCCGCCGCCACACAACTGGCGCAGGAAGGCATCGAGGCTGAAGTCGTGGATCTGCGGGTCCTGCGCCCGCTTGATCGCGACACCCTTCTGACATCTGTGAGAAAGACTCATCGGGCGGTCGTGATCGACGAAGCCTGGCGCACCGGCAGTTTCGCCGCGGAAGTCTCCGCCGTGATCATGGAACAGGCGTTTTACGATTTGGACGCCCCGGTCGCGCGCGTATGCAGCGAGGAGGTCCCGATTCCCTATCCGAAACATCTGGAAGAGGCAGCGTTGCCGTCAGCAGACAAAATCGTGCAGACGGTTCGTAGATTGCTGGGATAG
- a CDS encoding dihydrolipoamide acetyltransferase family protein: MAEFVMPTLGADMTEGTLVQWKKRIGDRIAKGEIIAEVDTEKAAIEVECHASGIIEQLLSKPGDKVPVGTVMAIIREEGQPATTSAQPQNIAPQPVTPPRTLPVAKTAPAPSPGSRLRISPAARKLAAERGIDPTGLQGTGPEGAITLDDVTRAATIAAGVGTAATAAERQARMRQTIAAAMARSKREIPHYYLSTTIDMSRALAWLTTENGRRPVTERLLVSVLFIKAVALALRHVPELNALWKEGEAVRSERIHIGTAISLRQGGLVAPALHDADRAGLGDLMQRFQDLVKRARAGSLRSSELSDPTMTVTSLGEQGVETVFGVIYPPQVALVGFGKVVERPWVAEGQVVPRPVVTVSLSADHRVSDGHRGGLFLAEIDRLLQTPQSL, from the coding sequence ATGGCTGAATTTGTCATGCCCACCCTCGGCGCAGACATGACCGAGGGAACCTTGGTGCAATGGAAAAAGCGGATCGGCGACCGGATTGCCAAGGGCGAGATCATCGCGGAGGTCGATACGGAAAAAGCGGCCATCGAGGTCGAATGCCATGCCAGCGGGATCATCGAACAGTTGCTGAGCAAACCCGGAGACAAGGTACCCGTCGGCACCGTGATGGCGATCATTCGCGAAGAAGGGCAACCGGCGACCACTTCGGCCCAGCCACAGAACATCGCTCCGCAGCCGGTCACTCCTCCCAGAACCCTGCCCGTTGCCAAGACTGCCCCCGCACCGTCGCCAGGCAGCCGCCTCCGCATTTCTCCCGCAGCCAGAAAGCTGGCCGCCGAGCGAGGGATTGACCCGACAGGCCTTCAGGGAACAGGGCCGGAAGGGGCCATCACGCTGGACGATGTCACCCGCGCTGCCACAATCGCCGCGGGCGTCGGCACCGCAGCCACCGCGGCTGAGCGTCAGGCGCGCATGCGGCAAACCATCGCCGCAGCCATGGCTCGTTCCAAACGCGAGATCCCGCACTATTATCTGAGCACCACCATCGACATGAGCCGCGCGTTGGCATGGCTCACAACGGAGAATGGGCGCCGCCCGGTGACGGAACGGCTGTTAGTGAGTGTCCTGTTCATCAAGGCGGTCGCCCTCGCACTGAGACACGTACCCGAACTCAATGCCCTGTGGAAAGAGGGTGAGGCGGTCAGAAGCGAACGGATTCACATCGGCACGGCCATTTCCCTGCGCCAGGGAGGCCTCGTGGCGCCGGCGCTGCATGATGCCGACCGGGCCGGCCTCGGCGACTTGATGCAACGCTTCCAGGACCTGGTCAAACGGGCCCGCGCCGGTTCGCTGCGCAGTTCGGAACTGTCGGACCCCACCATGACCGTCACCAGCCTTGGCGAACAAGGGGTGGAAACCGTCTTCGGAGTCATTTATCCTCCGCAAGTGGCGTTGGTGGGATTCGGCAAGGTGGTCGAACGGCCCTGGGTGGCCGAGGGGCAGGTCGTCCCACGACCGGTCGTGACCGTGTCGTTGTCGGCGGATCACCGTGTCAGCGACGGCCATCGCGGCGGATTGTTTCTGGCTGAAATTGATCGTCTGTTACAAACGCCTCAATCGCTATGA
- a CDS encoding acyl carrier protein, producing the protein MTTTPSDADARAQILRLLGEIAPEADLACLNPDVSFRDQLDLDSMDFLNFVVALHKAFHIEIPETDYPKYMTLNGCIAQVAASRT; encoded by the coding sequence ATGACGACCACACCATCCGACGCCGACGCCCGCGCGCAAATCCTCCGTCTCCTCGGCGAGATTGCCCCCGAGGCAGACCTGGCCTGCCTCAACCCCGATGTCAGTTTTCGAGACCAGCTCGACCTCGACTCGATGGACTTCCTCAACTTCGTCGTGGCGCTCCACAAGGCATTCCACATCGAGATCCCTGAAACCGACTATCCCAAATACATGACCTTAAACGGTTGCATCGCCCAGGTTGCCGCATCGCGAACATGA
- a CDS encoding nucleotidyltransferase domain-containing protein: MTNPHSPPTDTCILKVVVGSHAHGLAGPDSDKDFRSVFVLPTAELFRVGFKYQGTRMMKEEDDETAWEIGHFLQLALQGHPLVLETLVAPVVTMDDWGTELRQLFPRLWSAQTAYDSFLNYCENQRKKMLEKKDGRPAKYAAAYVRVLFNLCELLERGSFSIRISETPVGEVVRRIKSGQYRPGEVIDLGEYWSEEAARRLRTCTQQARPDLADAFLLKLRKAFLR, encoded by the coding sequence ATGACCAATCCTCACTCGCCACCGACCGACACCTGCATCTTGAAAGTCGTCGTCGGGTCGCATGCGCACGGCCTGGCCGGACCGGACAGCGACAAGGATTTTCGCAGCGTCTTCGTGCTGCCCACCGCCGAATTGTTTCGTGTGGGTTTCAAATACCAAGGCACGAGGATGATGAAGGAGGAGGACGACGAGACCGCCTGGGAGATCGGGCACTTTCTCCAGCTCGCACTGCAGGGTCACCCCTTGGTGCTGGAAACGCTGGTCGCCCCGGTCGTCACGATGGACGACTGGGGCACGGAGCTACGGCAACTCTTCCCTCGTCTCTGGTCCGCACAAACCGCTTATGACTCCTTTCTCAACTACTGCGAGAACCAGCGCAAGAAAATGTTGGAGAAAAAAGACGGCCGGCCGGCGAAATACGCCGCGGCCTACGTGCGCGTGCTGTTTAATCTCTGCGAATTACTGGAACGCGGTAGCTTCAGCATCAGGATTTCAGAAACTCCGGTCGGCGAAGTCGTCCGTCGGATCAAGTCGGGACAGTACCGGCCCGGTGAAGTCATTGATCTGGGGGAATATTGGAGCGAAGAAGCCGCCCGCCGTCTGCGCACCTGCACTCAACAGGCGCGCCCTGATCTCGCCGATGCATTTCTGCTCAAACTACGGAAGGCGTTTCTGCGTTAG
- a CDS encoding Hsp20/alpha crystallin family protein: MSGLTRWEPFRAQWNPWKELEDVEKRLSALWGRPQGKVEGQKEAISVAEWAPLVDITEDDKEYLIKAELPEIKKEDVKLTVQDNVLAISGERKYEKEEKDKKYHRVERAYGSFLRSFTLPEDADGSKVAAEYKDGVLKVHLPKSEKAKPKSIEVKVS, from the coding sequence ATGAGTGGACTCACACGCTGGGAACCGTTTCGCGCACAGTGGAACCCTTGGAAGGAACTGGAGGATGTGGAGAAGCGTCTGTCGGCGCTCTGGGGCCGCCCCCAGGGCAAGGTCGAAGGACAAAAGGAAGCCATCTCGGTGGCAGAATGGGCTCCGCTGGTCGACATCACGGAGGACGACAAGGAATATCTGATCAAAGCCGAGCTGCCGGAGATCAAAAAGGAAGACGTGAAGCTGACCGTGCAGGACAATGTGCTCGCCATTTCCGGTGAACGAAAATACGAGAAGGAAGAAAAGGACAAGAAGTACCACCGGGTGGAACGCGCCTACGGCAGTTTTCTGCGAAGCTTCACGCTGCCGGAAGATGCCGATGGCAGCAAGGTCGCGGCGGAGTACAAAGACGGCGTGCTGAAGGTTCATCTGCCGAAATCGGAAAAAGCCAAACCCAAATCCATCGAGGTCAAGGTCTCCTGA
- a CDS encoding phosphoribosyltransferase → MFKNREEAGELLAQELAAYRNDPAAILLALPRGGVAVAYQLSLALHLPLDVLITRKIGAPGNPEYALGAVSETGAVYWNREALSGLSLTDRDLAAAVQAQQKEVARRVALYRQGRPFPSLKDRTVILVDDGLATGATFFASVATVRQAHPRRVIGAVPVGPHSTVEQARAIVDQLVILRTPDPFYAVGNFYRDFEQIEDREVLQYLNLAEEAFVSKS, encoded by the coding sequence ATGTTCAAGAACCGTGAAGAAGCCGGCGAACTGCTCGCACAGGAACTGGCCGCATACCGGAATGATCCGGCGGCGATCCTGCTCGCGCTTCCGCGCGGAGGGGTGGCAGTAGCCTATCAATTGAGCCTGGCCCTGCATCTGCCTCTGGATGTGCTGATCACGCGCAAAATCGGCGCGCCCGGTAATCCGGAATATGCGCTGGGGGCGGTCAGCGAGACGGGAGCGGTCTACTGGAATCGGGAGGCGCTCTCCGGCCTATCATTGACAGATCGAGACCTTGCCGCCGCCGTGCAGGCGCAACAAAAGGAAGTCGCCCGGCGTGTGGCCCTCTACCGGCAGGGGCGGCCATTCCCCTCACTCAAGGACCGGACAGTGATTCTCGTGGATGACGGACTGGCAACCGGCGCTACCTTCTTTGCGTCGGTCGCGACGGTGCGCCAGGCGCATCCTCGCCGCGTCATCGGGGCCGTTCCGGTCGGCCCGCACAGCACCGTGGAACAGGCGCGGGCGATCGTGGATCAGTTGGTGATTCTCCGAACACCGGACCCGTTTTATGCCGTGGGGAATTTTTACCGGGATTTCGAACAGATCGAAGACCGCGAAGTCTTGCAGTATCTCAACCTCGCGGAAGAAGCATTTGTGAGCAAGTCATAA
- a CDS encoding BCAM0308 family protein: MNKQTEGGHSARRDRYVEEYKHDSYKMPGKLKEPTVCTTCGALYQKGRWTWEAKPAGAEQITCPACLRIQDKNPKGFVTLKGPYKTQHRDQVLGLIHNTEAQEKKAYPMARIMTIEDRAEGLVVLTTDAHLPRRIGEALKHAHHGELDIQYDQDEDFVRITWTG, encoded by the coding sequence ATGAACAAACAGACAGAAGGCGGCCACAGCGCGCGCCGCGATCGATATGTTGAGGAATACAAACACGATTCGTACAAGATGCCGGGCAAGTTGAAGGAGCCGACGGTCTGCACGACGTGCGGCGCCCTCTACCAGAAGGGGCGCTGGACTTGGGAGGCCAAACCGGCAGGCGCCGAGCAGATCACCTGTCCCGCATGCCTGCGCATCCAGGACAAAAATCCGAAGGGATTCGTGACCCTGAAAGGCCCATATAAGACCCAGCATCGCGATCAGGTGTTGGGGCTGATTCACAATACCGAAGCGCAGGAAAAGAAAGCCTACCCCATGGCTCGCATCATGACGATCGAGGACCGGGCCGAGGGGCTGGTCGTCCTCACCACGGATGCCCATTTGCCGCGGCGCATCGGCGAAGCGCTCAAACATGCACACCATGGCGAATTGGACATTCAGTACGACCAGGACGAAGATTTTGTCCGGATCACGTGGACCGGTTAG
- a CDS encoding nuclear transport factor 2 family protein: MQWSALLTGGILVLLAILPAARAEVRILPEAAAELDQATTEAVMRTFRAADEAIRARDLNGVMALYSEQYDYHGLKKPDMRKVWANLFDEFQDLTDTHHFSRLTKVGSGSKTIIEVTCTGSLSGLSKTGGLRVPIDSWYEEVHYMTFEEGQWRIRGNVGDSPRLMPFGTSPHPLF, translated from the coding sequence ATGCAATGGAGCGCGTTACTGACTGGGGGAATCCTGGTTCTACTCGCCATACTGCCGGCAGCAAGGGCCGAGGTACGGATACTGCCGGAAGCCGCGGCTGAACTGGATCAGGCGACGACAGAGGCGGTCATGCGCACCTTTCGAGCAGCAGATGAGGCGATCCGCGCACGTGACCTCAATGGCGTGATGGCCCTCTATTCCGAGCAGTACGACTATCACGGACTCAAGAAGCCCGACATGCGGAAGGTGTGGGCCAATCTGTTCGATGAATTCCAGGACCTCACCGATACCCATCACTTTTCCCGGCTGACCAAGGTCGGCAGCGGCTCCAAGACCATCATCGAAGTCACCTGCACGGGCAGCTTGTCCGGACTCTCCAAGACCGGCGGCTTACGCGTCCCGATCGACAGTTGGTATGAGGAAGTTCACTACATGACGTTCGAAGAGGGACAGTGGCGCATTCGAGGCAACGTCGGCGATTCCCCGCGGTTGATGCCCTTCGGCACGTCACCGCATCCGTTGTTTTGA
- a CDS encoding universal stress protein, giving the protein MRVLIALDWSEQAFAAVREASYLYDLHEVILVHGIDLGMFQYPIVAEVSSMQGYDEFRDAMKKAGEQLLDHTTTLLPTEGVSITRVCEFAKPASLILDKARDLRPELIVLGARGRGRVGEFVLGSVSHRVALHADCTTLIVKEREGPVKRVTVAVEGHEDAERIKSWLLAHPFRNPVDLTIISVVRPIPATDPFSLFPLQDWTGIAVRSAEDLVKHLAASVMNNRYTVGTQVSVGDPTDILTERAKSADLLIIGSHGRKGLERFLLGSISHALLHQVPCPVLMVR; this is encoded by the coding sequence ATGCGCGTTCTGATCGCACTGGACTGGTCGGAGCAGGCGTTTGCGGCCGTTCGAGAAGCCTCGTATCTCTACGATCTGCATGAGGTCATTCTGGTGCATGGGATCGACCTCGGGATGTTTCAATATCCCATCGTCGCGGAAGTGAGCAGCATGCAGGGCTACGACGAATTCCGCGATGCCATGAAGAAGGCGGGCGAGCAGCTGCTGGATCACACCACCACCCTGTTGCCCACGGAAGGGGTCTCGATCACGCGCGTCTGTGAATTCGCCAAACCGGCATCGCTGATATTGGACAAGGCGCGGGATCTTCGGCCCGAGCTGATCGTGCTCGGCGCGCGCGGACGCGGGCGCGTCGGCGAATTCGTCCTGGGCAGTGTCTCCCATCGCGTCGCGCTGCACGCGGATTGTACGACGTTGATCGTGAAGGAACGGGAGGGACCGGTCAAGCGAGTCACGGTGGCGGTCGAAGGACATGAGGACGCTGAGCGCATCAAATCCTGGCTGCTCGCACACCCGTTTAGAAACCCGGTGGATCTCACCATTATCAGCGTGGTGCGGCCCATTCCCGCCACCGACCCCTTCAGCCTGTTTCCGCTTCAAGACTGGACCGGCATCGCCGTACGTTCGGCGGAGGATTTGGTCAAACATCTCGCCGCCTCGGTGATGAACAACCGATATACGGTCGGGACGCAGGTGAGCGTGGGCGATCCCACGGATATTCTGACGGAACGCGCCAAGTCGGCAGACCTGTTGATCATCGGCTCACACGGACGGAAAGGACTGGAGCGGTTTCTTCTGGGAAGTATTTCTCACGCGCTGCTTCACCAGGTCCCCTGTCCCGTGTTGATGGTACGATGA
- a CDS encoding c-type cytochrome, producing MKTFSILCALCLVILGSTWAAGQTNRGNPRDGQAIYEKNCLRCHGDKLDGNGPDGQYLIVRPANFQSVNSRAKTDWELLITIANGALFSPMHGYRGKLTDQQMLDVLSYIRSVAAPEFVS from the coding sequence ATGAAAACCTTCAGCATTCTCTGTGCCCTCTGCCTCGTGATCTTGGGAAGCACCTGGGCCGCCGGACAAACCAATCGCGGCAATCCTCGCGACGGCCAGGCCATCTATGAAAAAAACTGCCTGCGATGCCATGGTGACAAACTGGACGGGAACGGACCGGATGGGCAGTATCTGATCGTGCGGCCGGCGAATTTTCAGTCGGTCAACTCACGGGCGAAAACTGATTGGGAATTGCTGATCACGATTGCGAACGGGGCCCTGTTCAGCCCCATGCACGGCTATCGAGGCAAATTGACGGATCAACAAATGCTGGACGTGTTGTCCTATATCCGTTCCGTCGCGGCACCCGAATTTGTGAGTTAG